A genomic stretch from Tachyglossus aculeatus isolate mTacAcu1 chromosome 19, mTacAcu1.pri, whole genome shotgun sequence includes:
- the TSNAX gene encoding translin-associated protein X: MSGKEGPGGFRKRKHDNFPHGPRREGKDEGSSSAVMASFKLFQQELDTRHDKYERLVKLSRDITVESKRTIFLLHRITSAPDAEEILTESESKLEAVRQKMKQVAQELLGEDLHQFHRAITPGLQEYVEAVSFQHFIKTRSLISVEEINRQLVFVTEAPGEEEKQTLSPAAQSGPPGPCSLQVTPVDYLLGVADLTGELMRLCISSVGNGDMDTPFEVSCFLRQVYDGFSFIGNTGPYEVSKKLYVLKQSLGKVENACYALKVRGSEIPKHMLADVFATKADPIDREEGIA; encoded by the exons ATGAGTGGCAAAGAAG GGCCAGGCGGGTTTCGCAAAAGGAAACACGACAATTTCCCACATGGGccgagaagagaggggaaggacgaGGGTTCGTCTTCGGCGGTGATGGCCTCGTTTAAGT TGTTTCAACAGGAACTTGATACCAGGCATGACAAATACGAGAGGCTTGTGAAACTCAGTCGAGATATAACTGTTGAAAGCAAAAGGACCATCTTCCTTCTCCATCGGATTACAAG CGCTCCAGATGCCGAGGAGATACTGACCGAATCGGAGAGTAAGCTGGAGGCCGTCAGGCAGAAAATGAAGCAGGTGGCCCAGGAGCTACTGGGTGAAGACCTGCACCAGTTCCACCGGGCCATCACTCCAG GTCTCCAGGAATACGTCGAGGCGGTGTCTTTCCAACACTTCATCAAAACGCGATCGCTCATCAGCGTGGAGGAGATCAATCGTCAGTTGGTGTTTGTGACCGAAGCccccggggaggaggagaagcagacg CTCTCTCCTGCGGCCCAGAGCGGGCCGCCCGGCCCCTGCAGCTTGCAGGTGACCCCCGTGGACTACCTCCTGGGGGTGGCCGACCTGACCGGGGAGCTGATGAGGCTGTGCATCAGCAGCGTGGGCAACGGGGACATGGACACCCCCTTCGAGGTGAGCTGCTTCCTGCGGCAGGTGTACGACGGCTTCTCCTTCATCGGCAACACCGGCCCCTACGAGGTGTCCAAGAAGCTGTACGTCCTGAAGCAGAGCCTGGGCAAGGTGGAGAACGCCTGCTACGCCCTGAAGGTGCGGGGCTCCGAGATCCCTAAGCACATGCTGGCCGATGTGTTTGCCACCAAAGCCGACCCCATCGACCGGGAGGAGGGCATCGCGTAG